A single genomic interval of Flavobacteriales bacterium harbors:
- a CDS encoding 1-acyl-sn-glycerol-3-phosphate acyltransferase, translated as MKILRGTYRALAFFLGGGWMMLRIAFMTMLKGPDLQRSLRYRLHFLRWLIPTLGVRIEYYGEFPREAGLLMCNHRSYFDPIPVLRHVWAVPVGKASISKWPIIGVGAKMSGVVYVDRSTQEGRKAAREEINDLLTKGFSILIYPEGTIYPGPELGELKMGMFRDAAKNGYAIHPVALEYKHALDAWRGGISFVKHFYTRFGKKSVYIKVAFGEPLRSEDPEELASRFLHFNEAAIKEMREGWYIPYPKEEIT; from the coding sequence TTGAAGATTCTTCGCGGAACATATCGGGCATTGGCCTTCTTCTTGGGCGGAGGGTGGATGATGCTGCGCATAGCCTTCATGACCATGCTGAAAGGTCCCGACCTTCAGCGCTCATTGCGCTATCGACTCCACTTCCTGCGTTGGTTGATCCCGACCTTGGGAGTGCGTATAGAGTACTATGGAGAGTTTCCGCGCGAGGCCGGCCTGTTGATGTGCAATCACCGCTCCTATTTCGACCCTATACCCGTGCTGCGTCACGTATGGGCCGTACCCGTAGGCAAAGCGAGTATCAGTAAATGGCCCATCATAGGTGTAGGGGCCAAGATGTCAGGAGTGGTCTATGTGGATCGCAGCACACAAGAAGGTCGTAAAGCTGCCCGTGAGGAGATCAATGATCTTCTGACAAAAGGATTCTCCATTCTCATATATCCTGAAGGGACCATCTATCCCGGACCTGAGTTGGGTGAACTGAAGATGGGTATGTTCCGTGATGCGGCCAAGAACGGATATGCCATCCATCCGGTCGCATTGGAATACAAGCATGCTCTGGACGCTTGGCGCGGAGGCATCAGTTTTGTGAAGCACTTCTATACCCGCTTCGGCAAGAAGTCCGTGTACATCAAAGTGGCTTTTGGCGAGCCCTTGCGCAGTGAGGATCCTGAAGAACTGGCCTCCCGTTTCCTGCACTTCAATGAAGCCGCGATAAAAGAGATGCGCGAAGGATGGTATATCCCCTATCCCAAGGAGGAGATCACTTGA